In Solanum stenotomum isolate F172 chromosome 6, ASM1918654v1, whole genome shotgun sequence, one DNA window encodes the following:
- the LOC125868311 gene encoding SAC3 family protein A isoform X4: MMNQGSATMTTLDPSSQENHQAVDPNQHHMSSYYTPPNSTVAPWSAHGADSYARENGVVSHSGYDHDQQAVPPSRNVQDGLNVATSATTPSSGATNVQQDYSSYGTYQSTDPYGYNNTGYAAYYSGYQQQPNQSYPQPSGAYQNTGAPYQPLSSLQNTGSYAGPASYSSTYYNPGDYQTSGGYTSGAYNTQTNAWHEGQYATYTSHQYPSYNSDSNAAYSSTTAPAASQYQQQYKQWADYYNHTQNDVPCAPGTENISVSNVSSLSCPVPAGYSSSGVQAPASHAPPGKPESGLPALSAVQSPAVGGNVHDSYWKHWAPSFQNQQPDPVQSYGQKPLDITPSHENLQQSSSCPQGPSTQYQASYQMPYNYQSSLPTVQQTVTPADTGSASKLQIPTNPRITSTMTMGLPKLDMQSSTTNAAARPAYVSVSLPKTNEKVSSNAADNALKPDTFPKSLCGYVERALARCKDDTQMVASQAVMKEIITKATADGTLHTRDWDTEPLFPMSSVDADKKERVIFSAPVSSSPKSKRSPSRRYKSRWEPLVEEKPTIQPASVTPDASKYGSWNRQRKTPKTDVFRPAKRQCVGDGMDATGNGEASSDSDKERSQSAYKSAAGAAADTPEERRRRENRSKRFERGHGSRIAANDNRSRNGGAGNVYARRATALVLSKNIEENGNCAVEDIDWDALTVKGTCQEIEKRYLRLTSAPDPATVRPEEVLEKALNMVQTSPKNYLYKCDQLKSIRQDLTVQRIRNELTVKVYETHGRLAIEVGDLSEYNQCQSQLKTLYAEGIKGCDMEFAAYNLLCVLLHSSNNRDLLLALSRLPAEARQNDAVKHALSVRAAVSTGNYVAYFRLYKTAPNLNTCLMDLYADKMRYAAVRCMSRSNRPTVPVTYIAQVLGFTSVVSTTEESEDTDGAEDCVEWLKAHGACLTFDSSGEMQFDAKASVSTLYMPEPEDAVSHGDASLAVNDFLTRNLV, translated from the exons ATGATGAATCAAGGAAGTGCTACTATGACCACTTTGGATCCCAGTTCACAGGAG AATCATCAGGCTGTCGATCCAAACCAACATCACATGTCTTCATATTACACCCCTCCAAATTCTACAGTTGCACCATGGAGTGCTCATGGTGCAGATAGCTATGCCAGGGAAAATGGAGTTGTCTCACATTCTGGTTATGATCATGACCAACAAGCTGTGCCGCCTTCAAGGAATGTTCAAGATGGATTGAATGTTGCAACTAGTGCTACTACACCAAGTTCCGGTGCCACAAATGTTCAGCAGGATTACAGTAGCTATGGAACCTATCAAAGTACTGATCCTTATGGATACAACAATACAGGATATGCTGCTTACTATAGTGGCTATCAACAACAACCTAATCAATCCTATCCTCAGCCATCAGGAGCATATCAAAATACAGGTGCTCCTTATCAGCCCCTTTCCTCATTACAGAATACAGGGTCTTATGCTGGGCCTGCAAGTTATTCAAGCACTTACTACAATCCTGGTGATTACCAGACATCTGGAGGTTACACAAGTGGTGCTTACAATACCCAGACGAACGCGTGGCATGAAGGACAATATGCAACATACACTTCCCATCAGTATCCAAGCTACAATTCTGATTCGAATGCCGCATACAGTTCTACCACAGCTCCTGCGGCTTCACAGTATCAACAACAGTACAAGCAATGGGCCGATTATTACAACCATACACAAAATGATGTCCCCTGTGCTCCTGGAACAGAAAATATTTCCGTTTCTAATGTATCCAGTCTAAGTTGCCCTGTTCCTGCGGGATACTCATCTTCAGGTGTCCAGGCTCCGGCATCTCATGCTCCACCTGGAAAGCCAGAATCTGGTTTGCCGGCATTGTCTGCGGTGCAG tCTCCTGCTGTAGGTGGAAATGTTCATGATAGTTACTGGAAACATTGGGCTCCCTCTTTCCAAAATCAGCAACCTGATCCAGTACAGTCTTATGGTCAAAAGCCTTTAGACATAACCCCTTCTCATGAAAACCTTCAACAAAGTTCTTCATGTCCCCAAGGACCAAGCACACAATATCAAGCCTCTTATCAGATGCCCTATAATTATCAGTCATCCTTGCCCACTGTGCAGCAAACTGTTACACCAGCAGACACAGGTAGTGCTAGCAAACTACAGATTCCCACAAACCCTAGAATAACTTCAACCATGACCATGGGATTACCAAAGCTGGATATGCAAAGCTCTACAACTAATGCAGCGGCCAGACCTGCATATGTCAGCGTTTCCTTACCAAAAACTAATGAAAAAGTATCATCTAATGCTGCAGATAATGCTCTCAAG CCTGATACTTTTCCTAAATCACTTTGTGGTTATGTTGAAAGGGCTTTGGCTCGTTGCAAGGATGATACTCAAATGGTGGCATCCCAAGCTGTCATGAAGGAG ATTATCACAAAGGCAACTGCTGATGGTACACTTCATACGAGAGACTGGGACACCGAGCCTCTTTTCCCCATGTCCAGTGTGGATGCAGATAAGAAGGA AAGAGTAATATTCTCAGCTCCAGTTTCTTCATCTCCAAAAAGTAAAAGAAGTCCGAGTAGGCGATACAAAAGTAGGTGGGAGCCTTTAGTAGAGGAGAAACCAACCATCCAACCTGCATCAGTCACTCCTGATGCTTCTAAGTATGGTAGTTGGAATAGACAG CGGAAAACCCCCAAAACTGATGTCTTTAGGCCAGCTAAGAGGCAGTGTGTTGGTGATGGAATGGATGCGACAGGTAACGGTGAAGCATCCAGTGATAGTGATAAGGAACGAAGTCAATCAGCCTATAAATCTGCTGCAGGAGCAGCGGCAGATACACCAGAGGAAAGAAGGAGGCGTGAAAATCGATCAAAGCGTTTTGAGAGAGGGCATGGAAGTCGCATAGCTGCTAATGATAATCGATCCAGAAATGGAGGAGCTGGAAATGTGTATGCAAGGAGGGCTACTGCCTTGGTGCTTAGCAAAAACATTGAGGAAAATGGTAACTGTGCTGTTGAAGATATTGATTGGGATGCTCTTACTGTCAAAGGAACCTGCCAGGAAATTGAGAAACGCTACTTACGTCTTACTTCTGCACCTGACCCTGCAACG GTGAGACCAGAAGAAGTCTTAGAAAAAGCATTAAACATGGTTCAAACTTCTCCGAAAAACTACCTTTACAAATGTGATCAGTTAAAATCAATACGGCAAGATCTTACGGTCCAACGCATACGCAACGAGTTAACAGTCAAG GTGTATGAAACACATGGTCGGTTGGCAATAGAAGTTGGGGATTTGTCGGAATATAATCAG TGTCAGTCGCAGCTAAAAACGCTTTATGCAGAAGGAATCAAGGGATGTGATATGGAATTTGCTGCATATAATCTACTCTGTGTTCTTTTGCACTCTAGTAACAACAGAGATCTGCTATTAGCGTTGTCTAG ATTACCAGCAGAGGCTAGACAGAACGATGCTGTTAAACATGCTCTATCAGTTCGAGCAGCTGTGTCCACTGGAAACTATGTTGCCTACTTCAGATTATACAAGACAGCTCCTAATCTTAACACGTGTCTTATGG ATCTATATGCTGATAAAATGCGATATGCGGCTGTTAGATGTATGTCTCGTTCAAATCGGCCTACTGTTCCGGTCACCTACATTGCCCAGGTTCTAGGCTTCACAAGTGTCGTATCAACAACTGAAGAAAGCGAGGACACAGATGGTGCTGAGGATTGTGTGGAATGGTTGAAAGCCCATGGTGCATGCCTCACTTTCGATAGTTCTGGAGAGATGCAGTTTGATGCAAAG GCATCTGTGTCAACTCTCTATATGCCAGAACCTGAAGATGCTGTGTCACATGGAGATGCCAGTCTCGCTGTTAATGATTTTTTGACACGAAATCTGGTGTAG
- the LOC125868311 gene encoding SAC3 family protein A isoform X3: MMNQGSATMTTLDPSSQENHQAVDPNQHHMSSYYTPPNSTVAPWSAHGADSYARENGVVSHSGYDHDQQAVPPSRNVQDGLNVATSATTPSSGATNVQQDYSSYGTYQSTDPYGYNNTGYAAYYSGYQQQPNQSYPQPSGAYQNTGAPYQPLSSLQNTGSYAGPASYSSTYYNPGDYQTSGGYTSGAYNTQTNAWHEGQYATYTSHQYPSYNSDSNAAYSSTTAPAASQYQQQYKQWADYYNHTQNDVPCAPGTENISVSNVSSLSCPVPAGYSSSGVQAPASHAPPGKPESGLPALSASPAVGGNVHDSYWKHWAPSFQNQQPDPVQSYGQKPLDITPSHENLQQSSSCPQGPSTQYQASYQMPYNYQSSLPTVQQTVTPADTGSASKLQIPTNPRITSTMTMGLPKLDMQSSTTNAAARPAYVSVSLPKTNEKVSSNAADNALKPDTFPKSLCGYVERALARCKDDTQMVASQAVMKEIITKATADGTLHTRDWDTEPLFPMSSVDADKKERVIFSAPVSSSPKSKRSPSRRYKSRWEPLVEEKPTIQPASVTPDASKYGSWNRQFSGGKSDNKVNNSSHVKFSLPQRKTPKTDVFRPAKRQCVGDGMDATGNGEASSDSDKERSQSAYKSAAGAAADTPEERRRRENRSKRFERGHGSRIAANDNRSRNGGAGNVYARRATALVLSKNIEENGNCAVEDIDWDALTVKGTCQEIEKRYLRLTSAPDPATVRPEEVLEKALNMVQTSPKNYLYKCDQLKSIRQDLTVQRIRNELTVKVYETHGRLAIEVGDLSEYNQCQSQLKTLYAEGIKGCDMEFAAYNLLCVLLHSSNNRDLLLALSRLPAEARQNDAVKHALSVRAAVSTGNYVAYFRLYKTAPNLNTCLMDLYADKMRYAAVRCMSRSNRPTVPVTYIAQVLGFTSVVSTTEESEDTDGAEDCVEWLKAHGACLTFDSSGEMQFDAKASVSTLYMPEPEDAVSHGDASLAVNDFLTRNLV, encoded by the exons ATGATGAATCAAGGAAGTGCTACTATGACCACTTTGGATCCCAGTTCACAGGAG AATCATCAGGCTGTCGATCCAAACCAACATCACATGTCTTCATATTACACCCCTCCAAATTCTACAGTTGCACCATGGAGTGCTCATGGTGCAGATAGCTATGCCAGGGAAAATGGAGTTGTCTCACATTCTGGTTATGATCATGACCAACAAGCTGTGCCGCCTTCAAGGAATGTTCAAGATGGATTGAATGTTGCAACTAGTGCTACTACACCAAGTTCCGGTGCCACAAATGTTCAGCAGGATTACAGTAGCTATGGAACCTATCAAAGTACTGATCCTTATGGATACAACAATACAGGATATGCTGCTTACTATAGTGGCTATCAACAACAACCTAATCAATCCTATCCTCAGCCATCAGGAGCATATCAAAATACAGGTGCTCCTTATCAGCCCCTTTCCTCATTACAGAATACAGGGTCTTATGCTGGGCCTGCAAGTTATTCAAGCACTTACTACAATCCTGGTGATTACCAGACATCTGGAGGTTACACAAGTGGTGCTTACAATACCCAGACGAACGCGTGGCATGAAGGACAATATGCAACATACACTTCCCATCAGTATCCAAGCTACAATTCTGATTCGAATGCCGCATACAGTTCTACCACAGCTCCTGCGGCTTCACAGTATCAACAACAGTACAAGCAATGGGCCGATTATTACAACCATACACAAAATGATGTCCCCTGTGCTCCTGGAACAGAAAATATTTCCGTTTCTAATGTATCCAGTCTAAGTTGCCCTGTTCCTGCGGGATACTCATCTTCAGGTGTCCAGGCTCCGGCATCTCATGCTCCACCTGGAAAGCCAGAATCTGGTTTGCCGGCATTGTCTGCG tCTCCTGCTGTAGGTGGAAATGTTCATGATAGTTACTGGAAACATTGGGCTCCCTCTTTCCAAAATCAGCAACCTGATCCAGTACAGTCTTATGGTCAAAAGCCTTTAGACATAACCCCTTCTCATGAAAACCTTCAACAAAGTTCTTCATGTCCCCAAGGACCAAGCACACAATATCAAGCCTCTTATCAGATGCCCTATAATTATCAGTCATCCTTGCCCACTGTGCAGCAAACTGTTACACCAGCAGACACAGGTAGTGCTAGCAAACTACAGATTCCCACAAACCCTAGAATAACTTCAACCATGACCATGGGATTACCAAAGCTGGATATGCAAAGCTCTACAACTAATGCAGCGGCCAGACCTGCATATGTCAGCGTTTCCTTACCAAAAACTAATGAAAAAGTATCATCTAATGCTGCAGATAATGCTCTCAAG CCTGATACTTTTCCTAAATCACTTTGTGGTTATGTTGAAAGGGCTTTGGCTCGTTGCAAGGATGATACTCAAATGGTGGCATCCCAAGCTGTCATGAAGGAG ATTATCACAAAGGCAACTGCTGATGGTACACTTCATACGAGAGACTGGGACACCGAGCCTCTTTTCCCCATGTCCAGTGTGGATGCAGATAAGAAGGA AAGAGTAATATTCTCAGCTCCAGTTTCTTCATCTCCAAAAAGTAAAAGAAGTCCGAGTAGGCGATACAAAAGTAGGTGGGAGCCTTTAGTAGAGGAGAAACCAACCATCCAACCTGCATCAGTCACTCCTGATGCTTCTAAGTATGGTAGTTGGAATAGACAG TTTTCAGGTGGAAAGTCAGATAACAAGGTGAATAATTCGAGTCATGTGAAATTTTCTTTACCACAGCGGAAAACCCCCAAAACTGATGTCTTTAGGCCAGCTAAGAGGCAGTGTGTTGGTGATGGAATGGATGCGACAGGTAACGGTGAAGCATCCAGTGATAGTGATAAGGAACGAAGTCAATCAGCCTATAAATCTGCTGCAGGAGCAGCGGCAGATACACCAGAGGAAAGAAGGAGGCGTGAAAATCGATCAAAGCGTTTTGAGAGAGGGCATGGAAGTCGCATAGCTGCTAATGATAATCGATCCAGAAATGGAGGAGCTGGAAATGTGTATGCAAGGAGGGCTACTGCCTTGGTGCTTAGCAAAAACATTGAGGAAAATGGTAACTGTGCTGTTGAAGATATTGATTGGGATGCTCTTACTGTCAAAGGAACCTGCCAGGAAATTGAGAAACGCTACTTACGTCTTACTTCTGCACCTGACCCTGCAACG GTGAGACCAGAAGAAGTCTTAGAAAAAGCATTAAACATGGTTCAAACTTCTCCGAAAAACTACCTTTACAAATGTGATCAGTTAAAATCAATACGGCAAGATCTTACGGTCCAACGCATACGCAACGAGTTAACAGTCAAG GTGTATGAAACACATGGTCGGTTGGCAATAGAAGTTGGGGATTTGTCGGAATATAATCAG TGTCAGTCGCAGCTAAAAACGCTTTATGCAGAAGGAATCAAGGGATGTGATATGGAATTTGCTGCATATAATCTACTCTGTGTTCTTTTGCACTCTAGTAACAACAGAGATCTGCTATTAGCGTTGTCTAG ATTACCAGCAGAGGCTAGACAGAACGATGCTGTTAAACATGCTCTATCAGTTCGAGCAGCTGTGTCCACTGGAAACTATGTTGCCTACTTCAGATTATACAAGACAGCTCCTAATCTTAACACGTGTCTTATGG ATCTATATGCTGATAAAATGCGATATGCGGCTGTTAGATGTATGTCTCGTTCAAATCGGCCTACTGTTCCGGTCACCTACATTGCCCAGGTTCTAGGCTTCACAAGTGTCGTATCAACAACTGAAGAAAGCGAGGACACAGATGGTGCTGAGGATTGTGTGGAATGGTTGAAAGCCCATGGTGCATGCCTCACTTTCGATAGTTCTGGAGAGATGCAGTTTGATGCAAAG GCATCTGTGTCAACTCTCTATATGCCAGAACCTGAAGATGCTGTGTCACATGGAGATGCCAGTCTCGCTGTTAATGATTTTTTGACACGAAATCTGGTGTAG
- the LOC125868311 gene encoding SAC3 family protein A isoform X2 codes for MMNQGSATMTTLDPSSQENHQAVDPNQHHMSSYYTPPNSTVAPWSAHGADSYARENGVVSHSGYDHDQQAVPPSRNVQDGLNVATSATTPSSGATNVQQDYSSYGTYQSTDPYGYNNTGYAAYYSGYQQQPNQSYPQPSGAYQNTGAPYQPLSSLQNTGSYAGPASYSSTYYNPGDYQTSGGYTSGAYNTQTNAWHEGQYATYTSHQYPSYNSDSNAAYSSTTAPAASQYQQQYKQWADYYNHTQNDVPCAPGTENISVSNVSSLSCPVPAGYSSSGVQAPASHAPPGKPESGLPALSAVQSPAVGGNVHDSYWKHWAPSFQNQQPDPVQSYGQKPLDITPSHENLQQSSSCPQGPSTQYQASYQMPYNYQSSLPTVQQTVTPADTGSASKLQIPTNPRITSTMTMGLPKLDMQSSTTNAAARPAYVSVSLPKTNEKVSSNAADNALKPDTFPKSLCGYVERALARCKDDTQMVASQAVMKEIITKATADGTLHTRDWDTEPLFPMSSVDADKKEVIFSAPVSSSPKSKRSPSRRYKSRWEPLVEEKPTIQPASVTPDASKYGSWNRQFSGGKSDNKVNNSSHVKFSLPQRKTPKTDVFRPAKRQCVGDGMDATGNGEASSDSDKERSQSAYKSAAGAAADTPEERRRRENRSKRFERGHGSRIAANDNRSRNGGAGNVYARRATALVLSKNIEENGNCAVEDIDWDALTVKGTCQEIEKRYLRLTSAPDPATVRPEEVLEKALNMVQTSPKNYLYKCDQLKSIRQDLTVQRIRNELTVKVYETHGRLAIEVGDLSEYNQCQSQLKTLYAEGIKGCDMEFAAYNLLCVLLHSSNNRDLLLALSRLPAEARQNDAVKHALSVRAAVSTGNYVAYFRLYKTAPNLNTCLMDLYADKMRYAAVRCMSRSNRPTVPVTYIAQVLGFTSVVSTTEESEDTDGAEDCVEWLKAHGACLTFDSSGEMQFDAKASVSTLYMPEPEDAVSHGDASLAVNDFLTRNLV; via the exons ATGATGAATCAAGGAAGTGCTACTATGACCACTTTGGATCCCAGTTCACAGGAG AATCATCAGGCTGTCGATCCAAACCAACATCACATGTCTTCATATTACACCCCTCCAAATTCTACAGTTGCACCATGGAGTGCTCATGGTGCAGATAGCTATGCCAGGGAAAATGGAGTTGTCTCACATTCTGGTTATGATCATGACCAACAAGCTGTGCCGCCTTCAAGGAATGTTCAAGATGGATTGAATGTTGCAACTAGTGCTACTACACCAAGTTCCGGTGCCACAAATGTTCAGCAGGATTACAGTAGCTATGGAACCTATCAAAGTACTGATCCTTATGGATACAACAATACAGGATATGCTGCTTACTATAGTGGCTATCAACAACAACCTAATCAATCCTATCCTCAGCCATCAGGAGCATATCAAAATACAGGTGCTCCTTATCAGCCCCTTTCCTCATTACAGAATACAGGGTCTTATGCTGGGCCTGCAAGTTATTCAAGCACTTACTACAATCCTGGTGATTACCAGACATCTGGAGGTTACACAAGTGGTGCTTACAATACCCAGACGAACGCGTGGCATGAAGGACAATATGCAACATACACTTCCCATCAGTATCCAAGCTACAATTCTGATTCGAATGCCGCATACAGTTCTACCACAGCTCCTGCGGCTTCACAGTATCAACAACAGTACAAGCAATGGGCCGATTATTACAACCATACACAAAATGATGTCCCCTGTGCTCCTGGAACAGAAAATATTTCCGTTTCTAATGTATCCAGTCTAAGTTGCCCTGTTCCTGCGGGATACTCATCTTCAGGTGTCCAGGCTCCGGCATCTCATGCTCCACCTGGAAAGCCAGAATCTGGTTTGCCGGCATTGTCTGCGGTGCAG tCTCCTGCTGTAGGTGGAAATGTTCATGATAGTTACTGGAAACATTGGGCTCCCTCTTTCCAAAATCAGCAACCTGATCCAGTACAGTCTTATGGTCAAAAGCCTTTAGACATAACCCCTTCTCATGAAAACCTTCAACAAAGTTCTTCATGTCCCCAAGGACCAAGCACACAATATCAAGCCTCTTATCAGATGCCCTATAATTATCAGTCATCCTTGCCCACTGTGCAGCAAACTGTTACACCAGCAGACACAGGTAGTGCTAGCAAACTACAGATTCCCACAAACCCTAGAATAACTTCAACCATGACCATGGGATTACCAAAGCTGGATATGCAAAGCTCTACAACTAATGCAGCGGCCAGACCTGCATATGTCAGCGTTTCCTTACCAAAAACTAATGAAAAAGTATCATCTAATGCTGCAGATAATGCTCTCAAG CCTGATACTTTTCCTAAATCACTTTGTGGTTATGTTGAAAGGGCTTTGGCTCGTTGCAAGGATGATACTCAAATGGTGGCATCCCAAGCTGTCATGAAGGAG ATTATCACAAAGGCAACTGCTGATGGTACACTTCATACGAGAGACTGGGACACCGAGCCTCTTTTCCCCATGTCCAGTGTGGATGCAGATAAGAAGGA AGTAATATTCTCAGCTCCAGTTTCTTCATCTCCAAAAAGTAAAAGAAGTCCGAGTAGGCGATACAAAAGTAGGTGGGAGCCTTTAGTAGAGGAGAAACCAACCATCCAACCTGCATCAGTCACTCCTGATGCTTCTAAGTATGGTAGTTGGAATAGACAG TTTTCAGGTGGAAAGTCAGATAACAAGGTGAATAATTCGAGTCATGTGAAATTTTCTTTACCACAGCGGAAAACCCCCAAAACTGATGTCTTTAGGCCAGCTAAGAGGCAGTGTGTTGGTGATGGAATGGATGCGACAGGTAACGGTGAAGCATCCAGTGATAGTGATAAGGAACGAAGTCAATCAGCCTATAAATCTGCTGCAGGAGCAGCGGCAGATACACCAGAGGAAAGAAGGAGGCGTGAAAATCGATCAAAGCGTTTTGAGAGAGGGCATGGAAGTCGCATAGCTGCTAATGATAATCGATCCAGAAATGGAGGAGCTGGAAATGTGTATGCAAGGAGGGCTACTGCCTTGGTGCTTAGCAAAAACATTGAGGAAAATGGTAACTGTGCTGTTGAAGATATTGATTGGGATGCTCTTACTGTCAAAGGAACCTGCCAGGAAATTGAGAAACGCTACTTACGTCTTACTTCTGCACCTGACCCTGCAACG GTGAGACCAGAAGAAGTCTTAGAAAAAGCATTAAACATGGTTCAAACTTCTCCGAAAAACTACCTTTACAAATGTGATCAGTTAAAATCAATACGGCAAGATCTTACGGTCCAACGCATACGCAACGAGTTAACAGTCAAG GTGTATGAAACACATGGTCGGTTGGCAATAGAAGTTGGGGATTTGTCGGAATATAATCAG TGTCAGTCGCAGCTAAAAACGCTTTATGCAGAAGGAATCAAGGGATGTGATATGGAATTTGCTGCATATAATCTACTCTGTGTTCTTTTGCACTCTAGTAACAACAGAGATCTGCTATTAGCGTTGTCTAG ATTACCAGCAGAGGCTAGACAGAACGATGCTGTTAAACATGCTCTATCAGTTCGAGCAGCTGTGTCCACTGGAAACTATGTTGCCTACTTCAGATTATACAAGACAGCTCCTAATCTTAACACGTGTCTTATGG ATCTATATGCTGATAAAATGCGATATGCGGCTGTTAGATGTATGTCTCGTTCAAATCGGCCTACTGTTCCGGTCACCTACATTGCCCAGGTTCTAGGCTTCACAAGTGTCGTATCAACAACTGAAGAAAGCGAGGACACAGATGGTGCTGAGGATTGTGTGGAATGGTTGAAAGCCCATGGTGCATGCCTCACTTTCGATAGTTCTGGAGAGATGCAGTTTGATGCAAAG GCATCTGTGTCAACTCTCTATATGCCAGAACCTGAAGATGCTGTGTCACATGGAGATGCCAGTCTCGCTGTTAATGATTTTTTGACACGAAATCTGGTGTAG